The following are encoded together in the Blautia obeum ATCC 29174 genome:
- a CDS encoding DUF5692 family protein has protein sequence MKRAKAQKKNPWKEEIFTDTRDYQEAMARAK, from the coding sequence CTGAAACGTGCGAAAGCTCAGAAAAAGAATCCGTGGAAAGAAGAAATCTTCACAGACACAAGAGATTATCAGGAAGCAATGGCAAGAGCAAAATAA
- a CDS encoding TrlF family AAA-like ATPase, whose protein sequence is MDKVGLRWYKCDFHLHTMASKCYVDKQIDTLQEWINTAKQKGLECIAVTDHNDYRSIDEAMKIGKENNLIVFPGVELSCDSSKIHILVLFDIDCDGNTVQEFLSQLKIFRADLGDSSHTADGDIFHACEIAKSMNALVIPAHVDEYSGLSDISYDNISKLLDRKYIDGVQVVNDEIWENYGNEPLHIISEKLTEKYGKTITDEQAKAWISVYQQVKNSGFPLLSFSDNPYSEKSSKHGMWGIGASYTYLKMSQTPNLESVRQALISNDMRVEKNAESNHMIGESPDMIIREVVLSNSILNENAKIDVSFNSQLNTIIGGRGSGKSSIIRTIAGGMNSFSGENLNIISQEQMEFYKENGKTKSSNIKKGIFTKNSVVEILVERLGDLYKIEVSHIKNMQNQTRKLYKYINDNWQLVEDENFIDLFKAQIFTQKQIYELATDSNSLMAIIDGDISGMSNCVSEREAALNNLIGKALEISNCRRSIAKKSKLETELADIEDQISKFKQSGISDIIKEKQLYDDQQKVISSYVENKNNKIEEIETFIKQVNLTYDLIDDSEINEILDDDLKDFNSDIESIYKILHDIVKKSDKIVEKINATNWNHRKIENGENYLQAVKNLQDNGLDTGRLDELIDKRKDKKQELEIIRNKEQELEALEQEYNEKEKIYKEKNADIYNLRSQFIQEVIGNDKSVKFDLKKNRNRSSFINNIRSIIQKDIVSVEDDINKLADIFFKDKNGIKNYKELIVNIRTKQDQTSLSKYTRDAVCGLPEDSYARLLAYIPDDDLVVSYKPEKAKKFIHLSNASAGQKTTTILTFLLAYGKQPLLLDQPEDDLDNRLVYDLIVARLKVAKSKRQIIVVTHNANIPVNGDSEYIISMNSDTDIIQVNKTGTMDDTEIRQEICDVMEGTKDAFEMRAKKYHFNISE, encoded by the coding sequence TTGGATAAAGTAGGTTTAAGATGGTACAAATGTGATTTTCATTTACATACAATGGCAAGTAAATGCTATGTTGATAAACAAATAGATACACTTCAAGAATGGATTAATACGGCAAAGCAAAAAGGATTAGAATGTATTGCAGTTACAGATCATAATGATTACAGAAGTATTGATGAGGCAATGAAAATTGGAAAAGAGAATAATCTAATTGTTTTTCCAGGGGTAGAGTTGTCCTGTGATTCTAGTAAAATTCATATTTTGGTTTTGTTTGATATTGACTGTGATGGAAATACGGTTCAGGAGTTCTTATCACAGTTAAAGATATTTAGAGCTGATTTAGGAGATAGTAGTCACACAGCAGATGGAGATATTTTTCATGCATGTGAGATAGCGAAATCAATGAACGCATTGGTCATTCCGGCACATGTCGATGAATATAGTGGACTTTCAGATATAAGTTACGACAATATATCTAAATTGCTAGATAGAAAGTATATTGATGGGGTGCAGGTAGTAAATGATGAAATATGGGAAAACTACGGTAATGAACCATTACATATAATATCAGAAAAGTTAACTGAGAAGTATGGAAAAACAATCACAGATGAACAAGCAAAAGCATGGATAAGTGTTTATCAACAGGTGAAAAATTCTGGATTTCCATTATTAAGTTTTTCTGATAATCCATATTCTGAAAAATCTTCCAAGCATGGAATGTGGGGAATAGGAGCATCATATACATATTTAAAAATGTCTCAGACACCAAACTTAGAAAGTGTTAGACAAGCATTAATTTCCAATGATATGAGAGTTGAAAAAAATGCAGAGAGTAACCATATGATTGGCGAAAGTCCAGATATGATTATTAGAGAAGTAGTACTATCTAATAGTATATTAAATGAAAATGCAAAAATAGATGTTTCTTTCAATTCCCAGCTAAATACAATAATAGGTGGACGAGGTAGTGGTAAATCGTCTATTATTAGAACAATTGCAGGAGGCATGAATTCTTTTTCGGGGGAGAATCTTAATATAATTTCCCAGGAACAGATGGAGTTTTACAAGGAAAATGGAAAAACAAAATCTTCCAACATTAAAAAGGGGATTTTTACTAAAAATTCCGTAGTTGAAATTCTTGTGGAAAGATTAGGGGATTTGTATAAAATTGAAGTTTCTCATATTAAGAATATGCAAAATCAAACAAGAAAATTATATAAATATATCAACGATAATTGGCAATTAGTAGAAGATGAAAATTTTATTGATTTATTTAAGGCACAAATATTTACTCAGAAACAAATATATGAGCTTGCGACCGATTCAAATTCACTTATGGCAATTATTGATGGAGATATAAGTGGTATGTCGAATTGTGTTTCTGAGAGAGAAGCGGCATTAAATAATTTGATTGGAAAGGCATTAGAAATATCAAACTGCAGAAGAAGTATTGCTAAAAAGTCAAAATTAGAAACGGAGTTAGCAGATATAGAAGATCAGATTTCTAAATTTAAGCAAAGTGGAATTTCAGATATAATTAAAGAAAAACAATTATATGATGATCAGCAGAAAGTGATTTCATCATATGTGGAAAATAAAAATAATAAGATAGAGGAAATTGAGACATTTATTAAACAAGTAAATTTAACATATGATTTAATTGATGATTCTGAAATAAATGAAATTTTAGATGACGATTTGAAAGATTTTAATAGTGATATTGAATCTATTTACAAAATTTTGCATGATATAGTTAAAAAATCAGATAAAATAGTTGAAAAAATAAATGCTACTAATTGGAACCACAGAAAGATAGAAAATGGAGAGAACTACCTGCAGGCAGTTAAGAATTTACAAGATAATGGACTCGATACAGGGAGATTAGATGAATTAATTGATAAAAGAAAAGACAAAAAACAAGAACTTGAAATAATTAGAAATAAGGAACAGGAGTTGGAAGCTCTAGAACAAGAATATAATGAGAAGGAAAAAATCTATAAAGAGAAAAATGCTGATATATATAATTTAAGGTCTCAATTTATTCAAGAGGTAATAGGAAATGATAAAAGTGTAAAATTTGATTTGAAAAAGAATAGAAATAGAAGCTCCTTTATCAATAATATTAGATCGATTATTCAAAAAGACATAGTGTCTGTTGAGGATGATATAAATAAATTAGCAGATATCTTTTTTAAAGATAAGAATGGAATCAAAAATTATAAAGAGTTAATAGTTAACATAAGAACAAAACAGGATCAAACTTCATTAAGTAAGTATACTAGAGATGCTGTTTGTGGACTGCCAGAAGATTCATATGCGAGATTACTTGCTTATATACCAGATGACGATTTGGTTGTGTCGTATAAACCAGAAAAAGCGAAAAAATTTATACATTTATCAAATGCATCTGCGGGTCAAAAAACAACAACGATACTTACATTTTTATTGGCATATGGAAAACAACCTTTGTTATTAGATCAGCCGGAGGATGATTTAGATAATAGATTAGTTTATGATTTGATTGTTGCTAGATTGAAAGTGGCAAAATCAAAAAGACAAATCATAGTTGTTACGCATAATGCTAATATTCCTGTAAATGGTGATTCTGAATACATAATTTCAATGAATTCAGATACAGATATTATTCAAGTTAATAAGACTGGAACAATGGATGATACTGAAATTCGTCAAGAAATATGTGATGTGATGGAAGGAACAAAGGATGCTTTTGAAATGAGAGCGAAAAAATATCATTTTAATATTTCAGAATAG
- a CDS encoding alpha-glucosidase — MTEKWWHDKIAYQIYPKSFLDSNGDGIGDLRGIISKLDYIKALGIDIIWLSPIYKSPFVDQGYDISDYYAIAEEFGTMEEFDELLAEAKKRNMHIIMDLVINHCSDKHEWFQKALADPDGEYADYFYFRKGKNGNPPSNYRSYFGGSCWEPVPGTDKYYFHMFAKEQPDLNWENPKLRQELYNMINWWLEKGLAGFRIDAIINIKKDLAFPDYEPDGPDGMAACWKMVENVDGVGEFLEDLKKNTFQKYDAFTVGEVFNMKADELGQFIGDNGHFSTIFDFCAHSLSDGAHGWYDAPHVDFKTWRDTILSSQINVQKYGLEANIIENHDEPRGVSRFLPEYAQTPVGAKMLGTVNILLRGIPFIYQGQEIGMQNEIWSNIHDYNDISTIDQYNLAREAGLSDAEALEVCGKMSRDNARTPVQWNAQANAGFTTGTPWLKVHSDYKEINVAAQEKDPDSVLNYYRKLTTIRKAPEYKEVFTYGKTVPAYQDSETVMAYYRETKSQRVLVAANFDREAVSTKLEYPVKKVLLSNQNRTDCPEGMLKLDSCEVIVLECEK, encoded by the coding sequence ATGACAGAAAAATGGTGGCATGACAAAATCGCATATCAGATCTATCCAAAGAGTTTTCTGGACAGTAACGGGGACGGCATCGGAGATCTGAGAGGAATCATTTCCAAACTGGATTACATAAAAGCACTGGGCATTGATATCATCTGGCTTTCTCCAATCTACAAATCGCCTTTTGTCGATCAGGGATATGATATTTCAGATTACTATGCAATTGCAGAAGAATTCGGAACTATGGAAGAGTTTGATGAATTGCTTGCAGAAGCAAAAAAACGTAATATGCATATCATCATGGATCTGGTCATCAACCACTGCTCTGACAAACATGAATGGTTCCAAAAAGCTCTGGCTGATCCAGATGGTGAATATGCAGATTATTTTTATTTCCGGAAAGGAAAAAACGGTAACCCGCCAAGCAACTATCGTTCTTACTTCGGCGGCAGCTGCTGGGAACCGGTTCCGGGAACAGACAAATACTATTTCCATATGTTCGCCAAAGAACAGCCTGATCTGAACTGGGAGAACCCAAAGCTTCGTCAGGAGCTTTACAATATGATCAACTGGTGGCTTGAAAAAGGCCTTGCCGGTTTCCGTATCGATGCGATCATCAACATCAAAAAAGACCTTGCTTTTCCTGACTATGAACCGGACGGACCGGATGGCATGGCCGCCTGCTGGAAAATGGTCGAAAACGTTGACGGTGTAGGAGAATTCCTTGAAGATCTGAAGAAAAACACTTTTCAGAAATATGATGCTTTCACCGTTGGTGAAGTATTCAATATGAAAGCTGATGAACTTGGTCAATTTATTGGAGATAACGGACATTTCTCCACAATCTTTGATTTCTGTGCGCATTCCCTCAGCGATGGTGCTCATGGCTGGTACGATGCACCTCATGTAGATTTCAAAACATGGCGCGACACAATTCTGAGTTCTCAGATCAATGTCCAAAAATATGGACTGGAAGCAAATATCATCGAAAATCATGATGAACCTCGCGGTGTATCCCGTTTTCTTCCGGAGTATGCCCAAACGCCTGTCGGTGCCAAAATGCTCGGTACCGTAAACATCCTGCTTCGTGGAATTCCGTTCATTTATCAGGGACAGGAAATCGGAATGCAGAATGAAATCTGGAGCAACATTCATGATTACAATGATATCAGTACGATCGATCAGTATAATCTTGCAAGAGAAGCAGGTTTAAGTGATGCAGAAGCTCTGGAAGTATGCGGCAAAATGAGCCGTGATAACGCAAGAACCCCTGTACAGTGGAATGCTCAGGCGAATGCCGGATTTACTACAGGCACACCATGGCTCAAGGTTCACTCTGATTATAAAGAAATCAACGTCGCAGCTCAGGAAAAGGATCCGGATTCCGTATTAAATTACTACCGTAAACTGACTACCATCCGCAAGGCTCCAGAATACAAAGAAGTCTTTACTTACGGCAAAACAGTTCCTGCATATCAGGATAGCGAAACAGTTATGGCATATTATCGTGAGACGAAATCACAACGCGTTCTCGTCGCCGCCAACTTCGATCGCGAAGCCGTTTCCACCAAACTTGAATATCCGGTAAAAAAAGTGCTTCTGTCCAATCAGAACCGCACCGATTGCCCGGAAGGAATGCTGAAGCTCGACAGCTGTGAAGTAATTGTGCTGGAATGCGAGAAATAA
- a CDS encoding bifunctional metallophosphatase/5'-nucleotidase, with the protein MMLRKSILSVVLTIAMLMPLAQAVTVKAAADTKQIDVLFTHDTHSHLDSFSTIVNGEQKEVGGFAKIKTLINEKKKEDPDTLILDGGDFSMGTLIQTVYDTEAAELRMLGYLGYDVTTFGNHEFDYRSQGLANMLRAAKSSGETLPEIVVCNVDWDSMEKAGLNDGQKQIQSAFETYGVKDYVMVQKGDVKIAVVGVFGKDALECAPTCELSFKDPVEAVKKTVEEIKKNEEADMIACVSHGGTWEDESKSEDELLAKAVPDLDLIISGHTHSELQEAIQHGNTYIVSCGEYGRNLGSLSMTQNSDGRWDLSSYELIPVSEDVKADKATQERIDALMDTVDTNYLADFGYTRKEVLAQNDVEFNSLEEMGTEHKELNLGDIMADAYVYAVENSEYYDGDPVDVAVVPSGTVRDTYTKGDITVEDVYNSFSLGIGKDGVAGYPLINAYLTGKELKLVAEVDASISDFMTTARLYCSGLNFTYNPHRMILNKVTDCYLTRADGERTEIEDDKLYHVVTDLYTGQMLGSVMKMSYGLLSLEPKDKDGNPIENLEDHAVMEGDKELKAWDAIARYMQSFDDADGDGIANVSEYYATTHDRKVVDDSKNILDLVKKPNKFTAIIVCIGLIIIIIIVLVVSLIRKIVRKSRKKKNIHNTNR; encoded by the coding sequence ATGATGTTACGGAAAAGTATTTTGTCAGTCGTGCTTACCATTGCAATGCTTATGCCGCTTGCGCAGGCTGTTACGGTGAAAGCTGCAGCTGATACAAAACAGATAGATGTCTTATTTACTCATGACACGCATTCCCACCTGGACAGCTTTTCCACGATCGTAAATGGAGAACAAAAAGAAGTCGGCGGATTTGCAAAAATAAAGACGCTGATTAATGAAAAAAAGAAAGAAGATCCAGATACACTCATACTGGATGGCGGTGATTTTTCAATGGGAACGCTGATCCAGACGGTATATGATACTGAGGCAGCGGAGCTTAGAATGCTTGGATATCTTGGATATGATGTGACTACATTTGGCAATCATGAATTCGACTATCGATCCCAGGGGCTTGCCAACATGCTTAGGGCAGCCAAAAGCTCCGGAGAGACACTGCCTGAGATCGTAGTGTGCAATGTGGATTGGGACAGCATGGAAAAGGCTGGGCTAAACGACGGCCAGAAACAGATACAGTCAGCGTTTGAAACATATGGTGTGAAGGACTATGTAATGGTACAGAAAGGTGACGTAAAGATCGCCGTTGTCGGTGTCTTCGGAAAAGATGCCCTGGAATGCGCACCAACCTGTGAATTATCCTTCAAGGATCCTGTTGAGGCCGTTAAGAAAACAGTAGAAGAAATCAAGAAAAACGAAGAAGCAGACATGATCGCCTGTGTTTCTCATGGTGGAACCTGGGAAGATGAAAGCAAGTCGGAGGACGAACTCCTTGCCAAGGCGGTTCCGGATCTTGATCTGATCATCAGTGGACATACACATTCAGAGCTGCAGGAGGCAATCCAGCACGGAAATACCTATATTGTATCCTGTGGTGAATACGGAAGAAATCTTGGCTCTCTTTCGATGACGCAGAATTCTGACGGACGCTGGGATCTGAGCTCTTATGAGCTGATTCCTGTATCCGAGGATGTAAAAGCCGACAAGGCAACACAGGAGCGCATCGACGCATTGATGGACACGGTGGATACGAATTACCTTGCAGACTTTGGTTATACAAGAAAAGAAGTTCTTGCGCAGAACGATGTGGAATTTAACAGCCTGGAGGAAATGGGCACAGAGCATAAAGAACTGAATCTTGGGGATATCATGGCAGATGCCTACGTATATGCTGTGGAAAATTCAGAGTATTATGATGGAGACCCGGTAGATGTAGCGGTTGTACCGAGTGGGACTGTACGTGACACGTATACAAAGGGTGATATTACCGTAGAAGATGTATACAATTCATTTTCACTTGGAATTGGCAAAGACGGAGTAGCCGGATATCCTCTGATCAACGCATACCTGACAGGAAAAGAACTGAAGCTGGTGGCTGAAGTGGACGCCTCTATTTCTGATTTTATGACGACTGCAAGATTATACTGCAGTGGCCTGAATTTTACATACAACCCGCATCGAATGATCCTGAATAAAGTGACAGACTGCTATCTGACCAGAGCAGATGGAGAAAGGACAGAGATTGAGGATGATAAGCTGTATCATGTTGTAACAGATCTGTACACCGGACAGATGTTAGGTTCTGTAATGAAAATGTCTTACGGACTTCTGTCTCTTGAGCCAAAGGATAAAGACGGAAATCCAATTGAAAATCTGGAAGATCATGCAGTCATGGAAGGCGATAAGGAGCTGAAAGCCTGGGATGCGATCGCAAGATATATGCAGTCTTTTGATGATGCAGATGGAGATGGCATTGCAAATGTATCTGAATACTATGCGACAACCCATGATCGTAAGGTTGTGGATGACAGCAAAAATATACTTGATCTGGTGAAAAAACCGAATAAATTTACCGCAATCATAGTATGTATCGGCCTGATCATTATTATAATAATTGTTCTTGTGGTATCCCTGATTCGAAAGATCGTCCGCAAGTCCAGAAAGAAGAAAAATATACATAACACAAATAGGTGA
- a CDS encoding diguanylate cyclase, giving the protein MILCVPVRCNGRIIGALGGSYNVTALSQMLFNDIFDDAGYSLIVTKEGEIIAYDGEPSYHKITYGDNFFDFYKDRTLLSKNSLVNVKKDFSAGNDGLIKIRTDSNKKSDQYIAYTRLGMNDWMICYVIPVSDAQSSYSFIKSYEGIFMSVFFILVLLLVFYIIHNNRIRNEELRRDAQTDGLTGVLNKRTTEALINEILEQRPHEKGTFIILDVDKFKEVNDHYGHAVGDIVLSTLGQTLRNYFRENDIIGRIGGDEFVIYMCKTERQRWIFSFPKAG; this is encoded by the coding sequence GCTGTAATGGCAGAATCATTGGCGCACTTGGTGGCTCTTATAATGTGACCGCCCTTAGTCAGATGCTTTTTAATGATATTTTTGATGATGCCGGATACAGTCTGATTGTCACAAAAGAAGGAGAGATCATCGCCTACGATGGTGAACCTTCATATCATAAAATCACATATGGTGACAATTTTTTTGATTTTTATAAAGACAGAACACTTCTGTCCAAAAATTCTCTTGTAAATGTCAAAAAAGATTTTTCAGCCGGCAACGATGGACTGATTAAGATCCGAACAGACTCCAACAAAAAATCTGACCAGTATATCGCTTATACCCGGCTTGGCATGAATGACTGGATGATCTGCTATGTTATTCCTGTATCCGATGCCCAAAGCTCCTATTCTTTCATTAAAAGTTATGAAGGCATTTTTATGTCCGTATTCTTCATTCTGGTGCTGTTACTTGTTTTCTACATTATCCACAACAATCGTATCCGCAATGAAGAGCTGCGTCGCGATGCACAGACAGACGGTCTGACAGGTGTTCTCAACAAACGCACGACAGAGGCACTCATCAACGAAATCCTGGAGCAGAGGCCTCATGAAAAAGGTACTTTTATTATTCTGGATGTTGATAAATTCAAAGAAGTAAATGATCATTATGGGCATGCTGTCGGCGATATTGTCCTCAGCACACTTGGACAGACACTCCGAAATTATTTCAGAGAAAATGATATCATTGGAAGAATCGGTGGAGATGAGTTTGTCATTTACATGTGCAAAACAGAACGGCAGAGATGGATATTTTCTTTTCCAAAAGCAGGATAG
- a CDS encoding DUF4869 domain-containing protein, with protein sequence MIDIYTEKKDSKDWIIKNDLFFNLNTSNEEMSDNEVALIKQVDDAKLTPDKHIETKYGLGTIRNLSSGCKTLLNIVKHPEKVVCVEECGPNVLKVIFSMDNIKIYMSRPSLADIPDDAIIRFNDTDVVTGSAGYNAWWSKEYERREANDL encoded by the coding sequence ATGATTGATATATACACAGAAAAAAAGGATTCAAAAGATTGGATTATCAAGAATGATTTATTCTTTAACTTAAATACAAGTAATGAAGAAATGTCTGATAATGAAGTTGCATTAATTAAGCAAGTCGATGATGCAAAATTGACACCAGACAAGCATATAGAAACTAAGTATGGATTGGGAACTATCCGTAATCTTTCTTCTGGATGTAAGACATTGCTCAATATAGTAAAGCATCCCGAAAAAGTGGTGTGCGTAGAGGAATGTGGACCTAATGTACTTAAGGTGATATTTTCCATGGATAATATAAAGATTTATATGTCACGCCCATCTCTTGCAGATATTCCGGATGATGCAATTATTAGATTTAATGATACGGATGTTGTGACGGGAAGTGCTGGGTACAATGCGTGGTGGAGTAAGGAATATGAAAGGAGAGAGGCGAATGATTTATAA